A genomic window from Brachyspira sp. SAP_772 includes:
- a CDS encoding tRNA (cytidine(34)-2'-O)-methyltransferase: MKEKINISNENFNVSIALYRPEIPSNTGNIGRLCVGLNISLHIVSKPSFILSAKEIRRAGLDYWEKLNLIKHENEHTFLEYCKENNKRIVPISKFGAIRYDEFNYSNDDILLFGRESTGLRESIWENDAANSVYLPMSDDIRSINVSNTAAIVSYEAFRQLCLNKNI, from the coding sequence ATGAAAGAGAAAATTAATATAAGCAATGAAAATTTTAATGTGTCAATAGCATTATATAGACCTGAGATTCCTTCTAACACTGGAAATATAGGGAGGCTTTGTGTGGGATTAAATATATCACTTCACATAGTGTCAAAACCATCATTTATACTAAGTGCTAAAGAGATTAGAAGGGCAGGGCTTGATTATTGGGAAAAGTTAAACCTAATAAAACATGAAAATGAACACACTTTCTTAGAATATTGCAAAGAAAACAACAAAAGAATAGTGCCTATATCAAAGTTTGGAGCTATTCGTTATGATGAGTTTAATTATAGCAATGATGATATACTTTTGTTTGGAAGAGAAAGTACAGGTTTAAGAGAATCCATATGGGAAAATGATGCTGCTAATTCTGTGTATTTGCCTATGAGTGATGATATACGCTCTATTAATGTATCGAATACCGCTGCTATAGTTTCTTATGAGGCCTTTAGGCAATTATGCTTAAATAAAAATATTTAA
- a CDS encoding cell wall metabolism sensor histidine kinase WalK: MIRNIFLKSLFILILSSALMFIGILFTVQYNNIMYSRVMIVNIIEMLQKEINIYDVKTEEDFKNFVLQSDKEELRISIISTNGVVIADTISDTAKTTLGNHNNRSDVIEALHNTNDEPSFSISTSISQKTPYIYASKKIKSDDFVDYILRVSIPMDSINKYLTTFLFTAVMVITVVVILMAFVLPLVSRNIMNPFYIIKETLDNIYNNRSLTPKNLTGFNDINNIIYDINEVAVDLNNNIIAYQTEKEKLNYVLENIAQGIIAVNNKKEIFFINQFAIDFLDIGERTVNNLNEIIKDENVIKKIDNAIELASFSKFDTKEHNMDIEITIIPIHNNENISALIKFEDVTDIRKLEIEKQDFFINASHELKTPLTSILGYSELLLATGGGKNLNDFLNRINSEALRMKELVMDMLTLSRIEANWQETIDEKMDIKEIILNVYDSNKLKAQKRDITIDLNIESAFIMANKEKITEVINNLVDNAIKYTDDGGNVKIILSTDKDKAIFTVKDTGCGIAPQYLNRIFERFFRVKNNKYLKVNGTGLGLTIVKNICNNYNADIHVKSEENVGTEISVVFTLCNEEKEKTIKKAV, from the coding sequence ATGATTAGAAATATATTTTTAAAATCATTATTTATTCTTATATTATCAAGTGCTTTAATGTTTATAGGAATTCTTTTTACAGTGCAGTATAATAATATTATGTATAGCAGAGTAATGATTGTTAATATTATAGAGATGCTTCAAAAAGAAATAAATATATATGATGTTAAGACAGAAGAAGATTTTAAAAATTTTGTATTACAATCAGATAAAGAAGAATTAAGAATAAGTATAATATCTACAAATGGTGTAGTTATTGCAGACACTATCAGCGACACAGCAAAAACTACATTAGGCAATCATAATAACAGAAGCGACGTTATAGAAGCCTTACACAACACAAATGATGAACCTTCTTTTTCAATAAGCACTTCCATTAGTCAAAAAACGCCATACATATATGCATCAAAAAAAATCAAATCTGATGACTTTGTTGATTATATATTAAGAGTATCTATCCCTATGGATTCTATTAATAAATATTTAACTACATTTTTATTTACTGCTGTTATGGTAATAACTGTTGTTGTAATACTCATGGCTTTTGTACTTCCTTTAGTGTCTAGAAATATTATGAATCCTTTTTATATTATTAAGGAAACATTAGACAATATATATAACAACCGCTCACTTACACCTAAAAACCTTACGGGGTTTAATGATATTAACAATATAATTTATGATATTAATGAAGTTGCTGTTGATTTGAATAACAATATCATAGCATATCAAACAGAAAAAGAAAAACTTAATTATGTATTAGAAAATATTGCTCAGGGAATTATTGCTGTTAATAATAAAAAAGAAATATTTTTTATTAATCAATTTGCTATAGATTTTTTGGACATTGGGGAGAGAACAGTTAATAATTTGAATGAGATAATAAAAGATGAAAATGTAATAAAAAAGATAGACAATGCAATAGAATTGGCAAGTTTTTCAAAGTTTGATACAAAAGAACATAATATGGATATAGAAATAACTATAATACCAATACACAACAACGAAAATATATCCGCTTTAATAAAATTTGAAGATGTTACAGATATTAGAAAATTAGAAATAGAAAAACAAGACTTTTTTATCAATGCTTCTCATGAATTAAAAACTCCGCTAACTTCCATTTTGGGTTATTCTGAGCTTTTATTAGCTACTGGCGGAGGAAAGAACTTAAATGATTTTTTAAACAGAATAAACTCAGAAGCATTGAGAATGAAAGAGTTGGTTATGGATATGCTTACATTAAGTAGAATAGAGGCTAATTGGCAAGAGACTATAGATGAGAAAATGGATATAAAAGAAATAATACTTAATGTTTATGACAGCAATAAATTAAAAGCACAAAAAAGAGATATTACAATAGACTTAAATATAGAATCTGCTTTTATAATGGCTAATAAAGAAAAAATAACAGAGGTTATTAATAATCTTGTAGACAATGCAATAAAATATACAGATGATGGCGGAAATGTAAAAATTATTCTAAGTACAGATAAAGATAAAGCAATTTTTACAGTAAAAGATACAGGCTGCGGAATAGCCCCGCAGTATTTAAACAGAATATTTGAAAGATTTTTTAGGGTAAAAAACAATAAATACCTTAAAGTCAATGGAACGGGGCTTGGACTAACAATAGTAAAAAATATATGCAATAATTATAACGCTGATATACATGTAAAAAGCGAAGAAAATGTTGGAACAGAAATAAGCGTTGTATTTACATTGTGTAATGAAGAAAAGGAAAAAACTATAAAGAAAGCTGTTTAA
- a CDS encoding response regulator transcription factor, producing the protein MEKELIYSVEDDDNIRDLIKYTVEEAGFNIECFSNGKDMLEALKNNIPSLILLDIMLPDMEGTEILKIIRTDYAHLPIKVIMLTAKSSEINIVTGLNLGADDYIPKPFSVLELIARIKANLRKKDVRVDTEELTFGEIKLIVKKRVVYVNDRQVSLTQKEFDLLKLLMENANNVVDREMMLEEVWGVEHSMETRTIDMHIKSIRQKLDLHKENIITIRGMGYKLIEI; encoded by the coding sequence ATGGAAAAAGAACTTATTTATTCTGTAGAAGATGATGATAATATAAGAGATTTGATTAAATACACTGTTGAAGAGGCAGGGTTTAATATAGAATGCTTCAGTAATGGCAAAGATATGCTTGAAGCTTTAAAAAACAATATACCTAGTTTAATACTTTTAGATATTATGCTTCCTGATATGGAAGGTACTGAGATACTAAAAATAATAAGAACAGATTATGCCCATTTACCTATAAAAGTGATAATGCTTACAGCAAAATCTAGTGAGATTAATATAGTTACTGGGCTTAATTTAGGTGCTGATGATTATATACCAAAGCCTTTCTCTGTATTAGAACTCATAGCTAGAATTAAAGCTAATTTGAGAAAAAAAGATGTGAGAGTGGATACAGAAGAATTGACATTTGGTGAGATAAAACTAATAGTAAAAAAAAGAGTAGTTTATGTTAATGATAGGCAGGTTTCTCTCACACAAAAAGAGTTTGACTTATTAAAACTGCTTATGGAAAATGCTAATAATGTTGTAGATAGAGAGATGATGCTTGAAGAGGTTTGGGGAGTTGAGCATTCTATGGAAACAAGAACCATTGATATGCATATTAAATCTATTAGGCAAAAATTAGATTTACACAAAGAAAATATTATTACTATTAGAGGAATGGGATATAAATTAATAGAAATTTAA
- the gltA gene encoding NADPH-dependent glutamate synthase yields MPPRSKLGEIPRQEMPQRSAEERKKDFKEVPLGYTEEQAYTESLRCLDCKVPHCMEGCPAKVKIPEFIGLIAEKKFLEAAKKIKETNALPAACGRVCPQEEQCEQRCVVGKKFEPVAIGKLEMFVADYERKHAKHEDLKVEKNGKKVCIIGAGPAGLACAGDLIKLGYDVTVLEALHTIGGVLMYGIPEFRLPKELVAHEVENLKKDGVKFKINEVAGISLDFNELRKEYDAVFLGTGAGLPVFLNVPGEHFCGVYSANEYLTRVNLMGAYKFPEVDTPVIKHKRVAVLGGGNVAMDACRTAVRLGAEKVYIIYRRTEKELPARVEEVHHAMEEGVDFRFLRAPLEILGDENDNVKGVRTQVMELGEPDADGRRKPVAVEGKTEDIDVDAVIIAIGTTPNPLISRKVPELQTTKKGTYVIDEETGATSLEGVFAGGDAARGAATVILAIGDGKRAAAGIHKYLSK; encoded by the coding sequence ATGCCACCACGATCAAAATTAGGTGAAATACCTAGGCAAGAAATGCCTCAAAGAAGTGCTGAAGAGCGTAAAAAAGATTTTAAAGAAGTTCCTCTTGGTTATACAGAAGAACAAGCATATACTGAATCATTAAGATGTTTGGACTGTAAAGTTCCGCATTGTATGGAAGGCTGTCCTGCTAAAGTAAAAATTCCTGAGTTTATAGGGCTTATAGCTGAAAAGAAATTTTTAGAAGCAGCTAAAAAAATAAAAGAAACTAATGCATTGCCTGCAGCTTGCGGAAGGGTATGTCCTCAGGAAGAACAATGTGAACAGAGATGTGTTGTTGGTAAGAAATTTGAGCCTGTTGCTATTGGTAAATTAGAGATGTTTGTTGCTGACTATGAAAGAAAGCATGCAAAACATGAAGATTTAAAAGTAGAAAAGAACGGCAAAAAAGTATGCATTATAGGTGCTGGTCCTGCTGGTTTGGCTTGTGCGGGAGACTTAATAAAATTAGGTTATGATGTTACAGTGCTTGAGGCTTTACATACTATAGGCGGAGTACTTATGTATGGTATTCCTGAGTTCCGTTTGCCTAAAGAATTGGTTGCTCATGAGGTAGAAAACCTTAAAAAAGATGGTGTTAAATTTAAAATAAATGAAGTTGCTGGTATATCTTTAGATTTCAATGAATTAAGAAAAGAATATGATGCTGTATTTTTGGGTACAGGTGCAGGACTTCCTGTATTTTTAAATGTACCGGGTGAGCATTTCTGCGGTGTTTATTCTGCTAACGAATATTTAACTCGTGTAAACTTAATGGGTGCTTATAAATTCCCAGAAGTAGATACTCCTGTTATAAAACATAAAAGAGTTGCTGTATTAGGCGGCGGTAACGTTGCTATGGATGCTTGCAGAACTGCAGTAAGACTTGGTGCTGAAAAAGTATATATTATATATAGAAGAACAGAAAAAGAGCTTCCTGCAAGAGTTGAAGAAGTTCATCACGCTATGGAAGAGGGGGTTGATTTTAGATTCTTAAGAGCTCCTTTAGAAATTCTTGGCGATGAGAATGATAATGTAAAAGGTGTTAGAACTCAAGTTATGGAGCTTGGTGAGCCTGATGCTGATGGAAGAAGAAAACCTGTGGCTGTTGAAGGAAAAACTGAAGATATAGATGTTGATGCTGTTATTATTGCTATAGGTACTACTCCTAATCCGCTTATATCTAGAAAAGTGCCTGAATTACAAACTACTAAAAAAGGTACTTATGTAATAGATGAAGAGACAGGTGCTACTTCTTTAGAGGGTGTATTTGCTGGCGGTGATGCTGCTCGCGGTGCTGCTACTGTTATACTTGCTATTGGTGACGGTAAAAGAGCTGCTGCTGGTATACATAAATATTTATCTAAGTAA
- a CDS encoding DUF3536 domain-containing protein, whose translation MKYLILHGHFYQPPRENPFLGEIEKEISASPAHDWNERITNECYSPNAYSRILDGYGRITDMSNNYQYISFNFGPTLLDYIADKKPDLLQRILEADKLSIERLGYGNAIAQVYNHIILPLAKKEDMVVQIKWGLYNFEKYFKRKSKGIWLSEAAINLDVVDALCDCGVKFTILSPYQAHYVKGITQSDVSGARIDTSKPYWLYGHNGKRIAVFFYDPYISNAIAFEHLLCSAEKLAERIRNAYGDRKLVNIATDGESYGHHEPFGDMCLARYFHDNIHYDHITPTNYEHYLSICPPTEEVILHEGEGKRGTSWSCSHGVERWRSNCGCGGDGVIDLSWRKGLRDAFDILRNMQDKLFALFLNFTNESRNSIREEYVRAIYNDSDAKDLYEICSKHISFKEFIFLMESYKYSLFAYTSCGWFFEDVSRIEPIKNMQYAERSFHYARMLVKDKNALFVEEAYQKFLEALETSISNKKEHHNARYFYEKNAKIDLFTKLYIINQFIFNLIASDYKEKEINIFKHNIKAALIDKKHIEGVMSDNITSDLYFKVDTIEENYELKNNITLSENKDCNDNLVYTMCLKDLSSDIRDKFADSLFKEDISKLDNIMHKIYPEYEKLFKYFNTNGITPDYDYRRLMGAMDSPILRELILSKGRDAYDEVSKELKDARNAGIFISNSGISEVVGENIKKALNELYETGNGKIIFDLLRDIKFLSNNDMPIDRNTYENIFYKILLKYKGLLISFDEEEKKLFVELGYWLNFNMDKV comes from the coding sequence ATGAAATATTTAATATTGCATGGGCATTTTTATCAGCCTCCAAGAGAAAATCCATTTTTAGGAGAGATAGAAAAGGAGATAAGTGCTTCTCCTGCTCATGATTGGAATGAAAGAATAACTAATGAATGCTATAGCCCAAATGCTTATTCAAGAATATTAGACGGTTATGGCAGAATTACAGATATGTCTAATAATTATCAGTATATAAGCTTTAATTTTGGACCTACATTGTTGGATTATATTGCTGATAAGAAACCAGATTTATTACAGAGAATATTAGAAGCAGATAAGCTTAGTATAGAAAGGTTAGGGTATGGTAATGCCATTGCTCAGGTTTATAATCATATAATTTTACCGCTTGCCAAAAAAGAAGATATGGTAGTGCAAATTAAATGGGGACTTTACAACTTTGAAAAATATTTTAAAAGAAAGTCAAAAGGAATATGGCTTTCTGAGGCGGCTATAAATTTAGATGTTGTTGATGCTTTATGTGATTGTGGAGTTAAGTTTACAATACTCTCTCCATATCAGGCACATTATGTTAAGGGTATTACTCAGAGTGATGTATCTGGGGCTAGAATAGACACATCTAAACCTTATTGGCTTTATGGTCATAATGGTAAGAGGATTGCTGTATTTTTTTATGACCCTTATATATCAAATGCTATAGCTTTTGAGCATTTGCTTTGTTCTGCTGAGAAATTGGCTGAGAGAATAAGAAATGCTTATGGAGATAGGAAGCTTGTTAATATTGCTACAGATGGTGAGAGCTATGGGCATCATGAACCTTTTGGGGATATGTGTTTAGCTAGATATTTCCATGATAATATTCATTATGATCATATTACACCTACGAATTATGAGCATTATTTAAGTATATGTCCTCCTACTGAAGAGGTGATATTGCATGAAGGAGAGGGTAAAAGAGGAACTTCTTGGAGTTGTTCGCATGGTGTTGAAAGGTGGAGAAGTAATTGCGGATGCGGAGGAGATGGTGTTATTGATTTGTCTTGGAGAAAGGGGCTTAGAGATGCTTTTGATATACTTAGGAATATGCAAGACAAATTATTTGCATTATTTTTAAACTTCACTAATGAATCTAGAAACTCTATTAGAGAAGAGTATGTTAGGGCTATATATAATGATTCTGATGCTAAAGATTTATATGAAATATGCTCTAAACATATATCTTTTAAAGAGTTTATATTTTTAATGGAATCTTATAAATATTCATTATTTGCTTATACTTCTTGCGGATGGTTTTTTGAGGATGTTTCTAGGATAGAGCCTATTAAAAATATGCAATATGCTGAGAGGTCTTTCCATTATGCTAGAATGCTTGTTAAAGATAAGAATGCTCTTTTTGTAGAAGAGGCTTATCAGAAATTTTTAGAAGCGTTGGAAACTTCAATTAGTAATAAAAAAGAACATCATAATGCTAGATATTTTTATGAGAAAAATGCTAAGATAGATTTATTTACTAAGCTTTATATTATTAACCAGTTTATATTTAATTTAATTGCAAGCGATTATAAAGAAAAAGAGATCAATATTTTTAAACATAATATTAAAGCTGCTCTAATAGATAAAAAACATATTGAAGGCGTAATGAGTGATAATATAACATCAGATTTATATTTTAAAGTTGACACTATTGAAGAGAATTATGAATTAAAAAACAATATTACACTTTCTGAAAATAAAGATTGTAATGATAATTTAGTATATACTATGTGTTTGAAAGATTTAAGTTCTGATATTAGAGATAAGTTTGCAGATTCTTTATTTAAAGAGGATATTTCTAAATTAGATAATATAATGCATAAAATATATCCTGAATATGAAAAACTATTTAAATATTTTAACACAAATGGTATTACACCAGATTATGACTATAGAAGATTGATGGGAGCTATGGATTCTCCTATATTAAGAGAGCTTATACTCTCAAAAGGAAGAGATGCCTATGATGAGGTTTCTAAAGAGTTAAAAGATGCGAGAAATGCTGGTATATTTATTTCTAACAGTGGTATATCTGAAGTTGTTGGAGAGAATATTAAAAAGGCATTAAATGAGCTTTATGAAACTGGAAATGGAAAAATAATATTTGATTTATTAAGGGATATTAAGTTTTTATCTAATAATGATATGCCTATAGACAGAAACACTTATGAAAATATATTTTATAAGATACTTCTAAAATATAAGGGACTTCTTATAAGTTTTGATGAAGAAGAGAAAAAATTGTTTGTAGAGCTTGGCTATTGGCTTAATTTCAATATGGATAAAGTTTAA
- a CDS encoding SoxR reducing system RseC family protein, whose product MRRELAVVLETYNNNIAKVQLQRSSSCDGCKICSAGKPVILRANNNINAANGDNVIIEVEELKKSTNFFVYIIPLLCLIIGYFVGNYISKIADINHDLGPIISFVFFFVYVFVGVLKLKKNNKVIANIIAKNNL is encoded by the coding sequence ATGAGAAGAGAGTTGGCTGTTGTTTTAGAAACATATAATAACAATATTGCTAAAGTACAATTACAAAGAAGTTCAAGCTGCGATGGTTGTAAAATATGCTCTGCTGGAAAACCTGTTATATTAAGAGCTAATAATAATATAAATGCTGCTAATGGGGACAATGTTATTATAGAAGTAGAAGAACTTAAAAAATCTACTAATTTCTTTGTTTATATAATACCATTACTATGTCTTATAATAGGATATTTTGTTGGTAATTATATATCTAAAATTGCTGATATTAATCATGATTTAGGACCTATAATTTCTTTTGTATTCTTTTTTGTTTATGTGTTTGTTGGCGTACTAAAATTAAAAAAAAATAATAAGGTTATAGCTAATATAATAGCAAAAAATAATTTATGA
- a CDS encoding dicarboxylate/amino acid:cation symporter, with translation MKSSFWKNYKFPILLVSGVVIGSILGIVLKEKATVLKPFGDIFINILFTVVVPLIFLSITNSIIQMDNMKRLGKIVASMFIVFIITGLIAATIMIVTVRVFNPAEGFTMPITQVEEPNPPKVSEQLVKMVTVTDFKDLLSISNMLPLIVFSLFFGFSIKLVGEKAKPLIPVIEAATLALMKLVSIIMYYAPIGLGAYFANLVGKFGPELIGTYARACAVYYPAAFLYFFIFFPIYGYIAAGKYGVKSMKHLITPVITSLSTQSSIATLPINLEASKKIGINEDIRNIVLPIGATAHMDGTCLSGILKIAFLYGVFGMNFTGIEVWIGSIIFVVLAGMANGAIPGGGLISEMLIVSIYGFPPEAFPLIATIGILVDPPATMVNSVGDNVAGMLVSRIVEGKDWFKQKVTQS, from the coding sequence ATGAAAAGTTCTTTTTGGAAAAATTATAAGTTTCCAATACTATTAGTTTCTGGAGTAGTGATAGGAAGTATATTGGGAATAGTTCTCAAAGAGAAGGCCACTGTTTTAAAGCCATTTGGGGATATATTTATTAATATACTTTTTACTGTAGTTGTTCCTTTGATATTTTTATCTATCACGAACTCTATTATTCAAATGGACAATATGAAGAGATTAGGTAAAATAGTAGCTTCAATGTTTATAGTATTTATCATTACAGGACTTATTGCTGCAACTATAATGATAGTTACTGTTAGAGTATTTAATCCTGCTGAAGGTTTTACTATGCCTATCACTCAAGTTGAAGAGCCTAATCCTCCTAAAGTATCAGAACAATTAGTAAAAATGGTTACAGTTACAGATTTTAAAGATTTGCTTTCTATAAGCAATATGCTTCCTCTTATAGTATTTTCTTTGTTCTTTGGTTTTTCTATAAAATTAGTAGGAGAGAAAGCTAAGCCTTTAATCCCTGTTATTGAAGCGGCCACACTTGCTTTGATGAAATTAGTTAGCATTATAATGTATTATGCTCCTATAGGTTTGGGTGCTTATTTTGCTAATTTGGTTGGTAAATTTGGACCAGAGTTAATAGGTACTTATGCGAGGGCTTGTGCTGTTTATTATCCTGCTGCTTTTTTATATTTCTTTATTTTCTTCCCTATTTATGGATATATTGCTGCTGGAAAATATGGAGTAAAATCAATGAAACATTTAATTACTCCTGTAATAACTTCTTTATCAACACAAAGCTCTATTGCTACACTTCCTATAAACTTAGAGGCTTCTAAAAAAATAGGTATTAATGAAGATATTAGAAATATAGTTTTACCTATAGGTGCTACTGCTCATATGGACGGTACTTGTTTAAGCGGAATATTAAAAATAGCTTTTCTTTATGGTGTATTTGGAATGAACTTTACTGGTATTGAGGTTTGGATTGGTTCTATAATATTTGTTGTACTTGCTGGTATGGCTAATGGTGCTATACCGGGCGGCGGACTTATAAGTGAAATGCTTATTGTTTCTATATACGGTTTCCCGCCTGAGGCTTTCCCTTTAATAGCTACTATTGGTATATTGGTTGATCCTCCTGCTACTATGGTTAATTCTGTTGGAGACAATGTGGCTGGTATGTTGGTTTCAAGAATAGTAGAAGGAAAAGATTGGTTCAAACAAAAAGTTACACAATCTTAA
- a CDS encoding MalY/PatB family protein, translated as MTIEEFNSKYLVNREGTNSQKWETQKDRRFKVGGLTPMWVADMEFRAPDEVIEALNKRVSHGVFGYTVLWDSYFEAFFNWQKTRYNIDLKEEWINFSTGLVTALYWLVNAFTNKGDSVVILTPVYYPFHNAVKDNERNLIKCELKNDNGIFSIDFEKLESDIVKNNVKLMIFCNPHNPAGRVWTDEEIDKAFDICKKHNVYIISDEIHQDINLGVRPFISALSIKNKDKYLDRLVVLTSPSKTFNLACLLNSHIVIPDEKMREKYNKYVNTINRTELSLLGMVAAEAAYKYGSDWVDGLLKTLKRNYEYIRDELKAKVPEIITSPLEGTYLPFIDLRKVVSPDRVKEFIQDDCKIAIDFGEWFSDNCKGFIRVNIATDFKYIEEFVNKVTSQLKNKNYK; from the coding sequence ATGACTATAGAAGAATTTAACAGTAAATATTTGGTAAACAGAGAAGGTACAAATTCTCAAAAATGGGAAACACAAAAAGACAGAAGATTTAAAGTAGGCGGCTTAACACCTATGTGGGTTGCTGATATGGAATTCAGAGCTCCTGATGAAGTAATAGAAGCTTTAAATAAAAGAGTATCTCATGGTGTTTTTGGATACACAGTTTTATGGGATAGCTATTTTGAAGCATTTTTTAATTGGCAAAAAACTAGATACAATATAGACTTAAAAGAAGAATGGATAAACTTTTCAACAGGTTTAGTAACTGCATTATATTGGTTAGTTAATGCTTTTACTAATAAGGGAGACAGTGTTGTAATACTCACTCCTGTTTATTATCCATTTCATAATGCTGTTAAAGACAATGAAAGAAATTTAATAAAATGCGAATTAAAAAATGATAATGGAATATTCTCAATTGACTTTGAAAAATTAGAAAGTGATATAGTAAAAAATAATGTAAAATTAATGATATTCTGTAATCCTCATAATCCTGCTGGAAGAGTTTGGACAGATGAAGAAATAGACAAAGCTTTTGATATATGTAAAAAACATAATGTATATATTATCTCTGATGAGATTCACCAAGATATTAATTTGGGTGTAAGACCATTCATTTCTGCTCTATCTATTAAAAATAAAGATAAATATTTAGACAGATTAGTTGTTTTAACTTCGCCTTCAAAAACATTTAATTTGGCATGTCTTCTAAACTCTCATATAGTTATACCTGATGAAAAAATGAGAGAGAAATATAATAAATATGTTAACACTATTAATAGAACAGAATTAAGCTTATTGGGAATGGTTGCTGCAGAAGCTGCGTATAAATATGGCTCAGATTGGGTTGATGGGCTTTTAAAAACATTAAAACGCAATTATGAATATATAAGAGATGAATTAAAAGCAAAAGTTCCTGAAATAATAACAAGTCCTTTAGAAGGAACTTATTTACCTTTTATAGATTTGAGAAAAGTTGTTAGCCCAGATAGAGTAAAAGAGTTCATACAAGATGATTGTAAAATAGCTATAGACTTTGGAGAATGGTTCTCTGATAATTGTAAAGGCTTTATAAGAGTTAATATTGCAACAGATTTTAAATATATAGAAGAGTTTGTAAATAAAGTAACTTCACAATTAAAAAATAAAAATTATAAATAA
- a CDS encoding transcriptional regulator, translating into MDNYTKSGPVVLDDTDRAIIQSYKNVVKGIANILGTYCEVLVHSLDNYEQAVLFIENGHNSSRDVGAPITDLALELINSVHKDKKFLEAYESRFPNGDRCKSVTIPIKNKDKLIGLLCININMEVSIIDFMKEFSISKNDGEEQTHSENYSSNIDDMIKSILNKNINDIILDMSIPNQEKNKQIILKLHKIGFFQLKGSVEALAEKLHISVHTVYSNIRKYT; encoded by the coding sequence ATGGATAATTATACTAAGTCTGGCCCTGTAGTATTAGATGATACAGATAGGGCTATAATACAATCATATAAAAATGTTGTAAAAGGAATAGCGAATATATTAGGAACGTATTGTGAAGTCTTAGTTCACTCATTAGATAATTATGAACAAGCTGTTTTATTTATAGAAAATGGGCATAATTCTTCAAGAGATGTAGGTGCACCGATAACCGATTTAGCTTTAGAGCTTATAAATTCGGTACATAAAGATAAAAAATTTTTAGAAGCTTATGAATCAAGATTTCCAAATGGAGACAGATGTAAATCCGTTACAATACCCATAAAAAATAAAGATAAATTAATTGGTTTATTATGCATTAATATAAATATGGAAGTAAGCATTATAGATTTTATGAAAGAATTTTCTATAAGTAAAAATGATGGTGAAGAACAAACTCATTCTGAAAATTACAGTTCAAATATTGACGATATGATAAAATCTATACTTAATAAAAATATTAATGATATAATACTGGATATGTCAATACCAAATCAGGAAAAAAATAAACAGATTATATTAAAACTTCATAAAATAGGATTTTTTCAATTAAAAGGTTCTGTGGAAGCATTAGCTGAAAAACTTCATATTTCAGTTCATACAGTTTATTCAAATATAAGAAAATATACATAA